The nucleotide window tccaACCAACCAAACAGATCTCAAATTGCTACTCATATTTTAACTATATGCAGTACTGATCCAGTTATATATCAGAAGACAATGTCACCATTGCTGCAAGGTAACAAAAATGAAACAATACTATACCCTACCCATGTGGCATGCATATGTATTGTAGATGGCAGTCAATGATCTCATGCAGCTACAGAAACCATTAGGTGGGATGGCTATATCAATTATCAAATGGAACTAGTCTATTGTATAAGTGAGTGACTAATCATGTGGATGAGCTCCACGTGCTTTTGATCTATTTATCGATGATAATTTTTCTTAATAGGCTCACATCTGGAGTACAGAAGCAACCTAGCTAGGAAGGAAGGTCATCATATTGCTTGAGTTATACAATATTGGAGTTAAAATAAACCCTGGTTaaagatatatacatataaaagcTAGCTAAGCTAACCCGCTGGTACCTCCACATTGGTTGTGTGCGCCGGGCGGACAGACTACGTACGTACATAGAGAAGATCGATGACGAGGATGATGTGCAGTTCCATGAAGATCTTCAACGTCGATGATCATTGTTGATACGTTAGGTTCTACTGTTGAAAGTGGTGTTCCTGGACATGGACTTGAGGATGGGAACGCTCTTGATCGACATGGAAGCGCTCTTCGTTATTTCCCGGAGTGGTTTGTCGGTGCGTCTTATCAAATTGTAAGCAAATCCACCCAATATTGTCCCAATGATTGGACCTACAATGTAAACCCAGAGTCCCTTAAAGATCTTCATAATCAATGCTGGCCCAATGCTCCGAGCTGGGTTCATCGACGCCCCTGATACAGGCCTGTTCATCATTAGCATTGACATTAGTTAGCATCATAATCAATCAAAACTATAATTTTCTAAATTGATAAATTGTAGAGGTCTTAACTAAAAGAGCAAGAACATAGGTAAATACCCGCAAACGAAGACATCGACTAATATGGTCATTCCTATAGCAATTCCTGCCATTTGGCCAATCTGCATTTTTTAGCTCCGAGTTAGAATCTTTAATTATGTAATGACATGATCGAAGCACAGCTAATTTTACGTAATTAAAGAGATAATTACTAACAGCTCTATTATCTGTGGCAACGCCGGAAATGACGAACATCAAGAGAAATGAGGCAATGATTTCAATGACCAAAGATTGAACATATGATCCAACCGGTACAGTTCCAAAGAAATCATCCGGATGTAAGGTGAAACAAAGGCATAACGTCCCACTCGCAAGTATGGAACCTAAAAGCTGCGCCACGATGTACAGAGGTAACTGCATGTATATGCACTGagttaattaataaattatcaaGAAGCTTACTCACAATCAAAATGCTTAAAGAATTAGCGTAATAATATGCCTGTTTGAGAGGAAAATCGCGAAAGATGGCAAAAGTAAGGGTGACGGCGGGATTAAAATGGGCGCCGGAGATATGACCAACAGAATAGATCATGACCATAGCGGTTAAGCCCCAGACTACAGCCACCCCTGGAAATGTTATTGAACCATATATCTTGTTCACCACTATCGAACCACACCCGGCAAATATCAAGAAATATGTACCCAGCACCTCTGCAATTAGCTGCATGCACGCATGCAATGTAGTTTATTAAATTGAATAATTATGCTGCTAGACCTTGCCAATTTATTATCAATTATATTCTTGGTTACCTTTTGGAGAAGGTGAACAATCTTAGAAGATGAACAAAGCCCGGAAAATCTGCTCTTAGTCGGAGGCGAGCTGCCGGCACCTTCTTCCAATGTTGTCAGAATTTGTGGATCGGACATTTTGACTCCCAAACAATTAAGAATGCAACGGATCTAGTTACGCGATTATTTCAACGATACCTTCAAGAGCAAGCAAGGAAAATAATCTTGTCGTTAATAGAGGAAATTTAAATTGCaaatgatttcctttcctgGTTTTAGATTGGATAAAATTGATGGCGCAGCTATTTATTTGACTAGCGAATGGAGGGTTCATGTTTTCTATATATTTCATCAAATGTATGCCTTCAATGGAATTAACGGTCAAAATTTTGTGTTAAATTTTCAAGCTGTGAGCTAGCTAGCTTAGTACGTTGTTGTAGATTTTTGGGAGCATATAGCGA belongs to Rosa chinensis cultivar Old Blush chromosome 4, RchiOBHm-V2, whole genome shotgun sequence and includes:
- the LOC112195978 gene encoding probable aquaporin NIP-type; protein product: MSDPQILTTLEEGAGSSPPTKSRFSGLCSSSKIVHLLQKLIAEVLGTYFLIFAGCGSIVVNKIYGSITFPGVAVVWGLTAMVMIYSVGHISGAHFNPAVTLTFAIFRDFPLKQLPLYIVAQLLGSILASGTLCLCFTLHPDDFFGTVPVGSYVQSLVIEIIASFLLMFVISGVATDNRAIGQMAGIAIGMTILVDVFVCGPVSGASMNPARSIGPALIMKIFKGLWVYIVGPIIGTILGGFAYNLIRRTDKPLREITKSASMSIKSVPILKSMSRNTTFNSRT